A DNA window from Pedobacter africanus contains the following coding sequences:
- a CDS encoding SusC/RagA family TonB-linked outer membrane protein — protein MKFYALFKRGYFACVAQTILCIMDSVIHLVRNTDQRKLIMRINLTVILLTSCLLQVSASSYAQKINLTKTNISLTEVFKEIRKQSGYDFIYATPQIKLARKVDVFARNASLTEVLEKCFANQPFTYEIQNKTIVIREQNDFTKVKIIRGKVVDNADGKPLPGVTVLIKGTKSVAQTDEKGNFSLNVPDGAQTLVVRFIGYKTQEIALSNFMMFNIKMVEDQQSLSDVVVTGVFERPVENFTGAARTIDGQELKKVNSNSIFAAIAAIDPALRLVPNNVMGGNINTLPEIQLRGANSLPNLTGEFADNPNAPLFILDGFQVGAQRIFDLDMNMIKSITILKDASATSIYGSRGANGVLVITTITPKAGKIQVTVNNDFRLTTPDLSVYHLLNAAEKLDFEKRVGFYSAAQSNQQYMLDEIYNSRARAVASGVNTDWLSFPVQTGTSNRTSVYVEGGDEFIRYGLQMTGDFQKGVMKGQNRNNYSGQFDLSYNVKKLRFRNSIRLFQNMSNESPYGAFSQYALMNPYWKPFDENGNPLKVMESNLIGTFSNPLYDAQLNTINKSQYFGVSNNLQVRWNIMPSLYLETAFSLNKQTGSSDKFYPAQHSLFNNEKDLKRKGSYDVSNNNSLGFESLTTANYNKSFGKHLIYSTLGLNIASTSSNFYNVQTVGFPFDQLDNLLFATQYKPEARPTGDESTVRRLGLLLNGNYAYDNRYLADVSVRRDGSSQFGANKRYGIFWSAGLGWNVHNEAFFKENPNVNRLKLRASYGSSGSLNIPAYRSQTRYTFGVENVYDGDLGAAIMGLGNKELGWQDVRTLNLGLDMTLFKERLDMRFDHYRSITHNTITSVSLAPSNGFSDYSENLGKIQNTGYELFARYKIIDNKQKGLLWSVNAAAVTNKNILKELSNKLKASNTKANASSNQKAPNIMLEEGQAINTLFVVRSLGVDPITGAEVLVKKDGSTTFTWSAADKVALGVTDPKWNGTFGSNLNYKGFELGLIFSYRFGGQIYNQTLVDKVQGADTKYNVDRRAYDLGWTKPGDESMFTKFGTNPVLTRLSSRFVQDENTMSLNSASVGYNFYKHAFVKQLGLNSLSLTASTNDLFTVSSVQLERGTNNPFSRTYSLSIRAGF, from the coding sequence CACTTACCGAGGTATTTAAAGAGATCAGAAAACAAAGCGGATACGATTTTATCTATGCCACACCACAAATTAAACTGGCCAGAAAAGTAGATGTTTTTGCCCGCAATGCCTCTTTAACCGAAGTACTGGAAAAATGCTTTGCCAACCAGCCATTTACCTACGAGATCCAGAACAAAACCATCGTTATCCGCGAACAGAATGATTTTACAAAAGTAAAGATCATCAGGGGGAAGGTGGTTGACAATGCTGATGGCAAGCCGCTGCCAGGGGTAACCGTACTCATAAAAGGTACAAAAAGCGTAGCCCAAACTGATGAAAAGGGAAATTTTTCCCTCAATGTTCCCGATGGGGCACAAACGCTTGTGGTGCGGTTCATTGGCTATAAAACACAGGAAATAGCACTCTCTAACTTCATGATGTTCAACATCAAAATGGTAGAAGATCAGCAATCGCTGAGCGATGTAGTGGTAACAGGTGTATTTGAACGTCCGGTAGAGAATTTTACCGGTGCGGCCAGGACCATCGATGGGCAGGAGTTGAAAAAGGTAAACTCCAACAGTATTTTCGCTGCCATAGCAGCGATTGATCCTGCACTGCGACTGGTACCCAACAATGTCATGGGCGGAAACATCAATACTTTGCCTGAAATACAACTCAGAGGGGCCAATTCCCTGCCTAACCTGACGGGCGAGTTTGCCGACAATCCCAACGCACCGCTGTTCATCCTGGATGGTTTCCAGGTAGGGGCACAGCGGATTTTTGACCTTGACATGAACATGATCAAATCCATTACCATCTTAAAAGATGCCTCCGCTACTTCCATTTATGGTTCAAGAGGGGCTAACGGCGTACTGGTCATTACCACAATCACGCCAAAGGCAGGAAAGATCCAGGTAACAGTAAACAATGACTTCAGGTTAACCACCCCCGACCTTTCGGTATACCATCTGCTCAATGCCGCAGAAAAGCTGGATTTTGAAAAACGGGTGGGCTTTTATTCCGCTGCTCAATCCAACCAGCAATATATGCTGGACGAAATTTACAACAGCAGGGCCAGGGCAGTGGCCAGCGGGGTAAATACCGATTGGCTATCCTTCCCGGTACAAACAGGTACCAGCAACAGAACTTCGGTATATGTTGAAGGTGGCGATGAATTTATCCGCTATGGGCTCCAGATGACCGGCGATTTCCAGAAAGGAGTAATGAAAGGTCAGAACCGGAACAACTATTCGGGGCAGTTCGACCTGAGCTATAACGTGAAAAAGCTGCGTTTCAGAAACTCTATCAGGCTTTTTCAAAATATGTCCAATGAATCACCTTACGGTGCGTTTTCCCAATATGCCCTCATGAACCCATACTGGAAACCCTTTGATGAAAATGGCAACCCCTTAAAGGTCATGGAAAGCAATCTCATAGGTACCTTCAGCAATCCTTTATATGATGCCCAGCTGAACACCATCAACAAATCGCAATACTTTGGCGTGTCCAATAACCTGCAGGTCCGTTGGAACATCATGCCTTCTCTGTATTTAGAAACCGCATTTAGCCTGAACAAACAAACAGGTTCTTCCGACAAGTTTTACCCGGCCCAGCATTCGCTGTTCAACAACGAAAAAGACCTGAAACGAAAGGGCTCTTATGATGTAAGCAATAACAATTCCCTGGGTTTTGAAAGTTTAACCACGGCCAACTACAACAAAAGTTTTGGAAAACACCTGATTTATTCCACGCTGGGGCTCAATATCGCCAGCACCTCCAGTAATTTTTATAATGTGCAAACCGTAGGTTTCCCTTTTGATCAGCTGGATAACCTACTTTTTGCTACGCAATATAAACCAGAGGCGCGCCCAACAGGAGATGAAAGCACAGTTCGGCGCCTGGGCTTATTGCTCAATGGCAATTATGCCTACGACAACCGCTACCTGGCCGATGTTTCGGTGCGAAGGGATGGATCATCCCAGTTTGGGGCCAACAAACGCTACGGGATTTTCTGGTCTGCCGGCCTGGGATGGAACGTACACAATGAAGCTTTCTTTAAAGAAAACCCTAATGTTAACCGCTTAAAACTAAGGGCCAGTTATGGATCTTCCGGCTCACTCAATATCCCGGCATACCGTTCGCAAACCAGGTATACCTTTGGTGTAGAGAATGTTTACGATGGCGATCTTGGTGCGGCCATTATGGGGCTGGGCAATAAAGAACTGGGCTGGCAGGATGTGCGTACGCTAAACCTGGGCCTGGATATGACCTTGTTCAAAGAACGGCTGGATATGCGTTTTGACCATTACAGGAGCATAACGCACAATACCATTACCAGCGTTTCCCTGGCACCATCTAATGGTTTTTCAGATTACTCAGAAAACCTGGGTAAAATCCAGAATACCGGTTATGAGCTCTTTGCCCGTTATAAAATCATCGACAACAAACAAAAAGGACTGCTCTGGTCGGTTAATGCTGCCGCGGTAACCAACAAAAACATCCTTAAAGAGCTTTCCAATAAACTTAAGGCCAGCAATACAAAGGCAAATGCCAGCAGTAACCAGAAAGCCCCAAATATTATGCTGGAAGAGGGGCAGGCCATCAATACACTTTTTGTAGTGCGCTCGCTCGGGGTAGACCCCATAACCGGGGCCGAAGTGCTGGTTAAAAAAGATGGTAGCACTACTTTTACCTGGAGCGCGGCCGATAAAGTTGCCCTTGGTGTAACTGATCCTAAATGGAACGGGACCTTTGGTTCTAACCTGAACTATAAAGGTTTTGAGTTGGGCCTCATCTTTAGCTACCGTTTTGGCGGACAGATTTACAACCAGACCCTGGTTGACAAGGTGCAGGGTGCCGATACGAAATACAATGTAGACAGGAGGGCATACGACCTGGGCTGGACTAAACCGGGTGATGAATCCATGTTCACAAAATTTGGGACCAACCCGGTGCTCACCAGGTTAAGCTCAAGGTTTGTACAGGACGAAAACACGATGAGCCTCAACTCGGCTTCTGTAGGTTATAACTTTTACAAACATGCTTTTGTAAAACAATTGGGATTGAATAGCTTATCGCTTACTGCAAGCACCAATGATCTCTTTACAGTCAGTTCTGTTCAGTTGGAACGCGGTACAAATAATCCATTTTCACGGACCTATTCCTTATCCATACGGGCGGGTTTTTAA
- a CDS encoding RagB/SusD family nutrient uptake outer membrane protein, producing the protein MKTKTKIFALLTICLVVGGTGCKKFLEVDPKSTVGEDQLFSSEIGFQQALTGLYSQMASRDLYGNNLTMGFSSLIAQNYSTTLSGVFSFPTTVALNFKGADAVPLVSGIWTKGYNTIAAANNILEKIDGRQNLFTGNHYALVKGETLGLRAYLHFDLLRLYGANFATNPTKKAIPFRTELNALSKVPSTVDEVSAAILADLKTAEVLMKDKDPISTEKSRRFRMNYYAIKALQARVYLFRGDKANAAAAATEVVNSGIFTLIDPKSVSAAAAGRDRTFSTEQVFAIRVKDIRIWVETDNAYFKSVSDNRNNLTRTLSDFQTLYETSTGGGTDIRFANLIEADGLTYFCTKYWQTWVGTVENDRLDQNVSLMRLSEMYYILAETAATPDEGLVFLNKVREKRVIPVISPGLTAQKLTDELTKEYQKDFYAEGQLFYYYKRKLFNRMQFSTRNLTEASYIVPVPDNELEFNPNYN; encoded by the coding sequence ATGAAAACAAAAACAAAAATATTTGCCCTGCTTACCATTTGTCTAGTGGTTGGGGGCACAGGATGTAAAAAATTTCTGGAAGTTGATCCTAAATCAACCGTGGGGGAGGATCAGCTTTTTAGCTCAGAAATTGGCTTTCAGCAGGCACTCACAGGGCTATACTCGCAAATGGCCAGCCGTGATTTGTATGGCAATAACCTCACTATGGGGTTCAGCAGCCTGATTGCGCAGAATTACAGCACAACCTTAAGCGGCGTTTTTTCCTTTCCAACAACCGTTGCGCTCAATTTTAAAGGTGCCGATGCGGTGCCGCTGGTATCCGGAATCTGGACAAAAGGCTACAATACCATTGCCGCGGCCAATAATATCCTCGAGAAGATTGATGGCAGGCAAAACCTGTTCACAGGAAACCACTATGCGCTTGTAAAAGGTGAAACCCTGGGGCTGCGCGCTTATCTGCATTTCGACCTACTGCGCTTGTATGGTGCTAATTTTGCCACAAACCCCACAAAAAAGGCCATTCCTTTCCGTACCGAACTGAATGCGCTGTCCAAAGTCCCTTCAACCGTTGATGAAGTGTCTGCCGCTATTCTTGCAGATCTGAAAACGGCCGAGGTACTGATGAAAGATAAAGACCCGATTTCAACAGAAAAAAGCAGACGTTTCCGGATGAATTATTATGCCATAAAGGCGCTGCAAGCTAGGGTATATTTGTTCAGGGGCGATAAAGCAAATGCTGCTGCCGCGGCAACTGAAGTGGTAAATTCCGGTATATTTACCCTTATAGACCCCAAAAGTGTTTCAGCAGCCGCCGCTGGCCGAGACCGCACCTTTTCTACAGAACAGGTATTTGCCATCAGGGTAAAAGATATCCGCATTTGGGTGGAGACGGATAATGCCTACTTTAAATCGGTATCTGATAACAGAAACAATCTTACCCGAACGCTGTCCGATTTTCAAACCTTATACGAAACCAGTACCGGTGGTGGTACGGATATCCGTTTTGCCAACCTGATTGAAGCGGATGGGCTGACCTATTTTTGTACAAAATACTGGCAAACCTGGGTGGGCACGGTTGAAAATGACCGGCTGGACCAGAATGTTTCTTTAATGCGCTTGTCGGAAATGTACTATATCCTCGCCGAAACGGCAGCTACGCCTGATGAAGGGTTGGTGTTCCTCAACAAGGTGCGCGAGAAACGTGTCATTCCTGTCATCAGCCCAGGGCTTACCGCGCAAAAATTAACTGATGAGCTTACCAAAGAATACCAGAAGGATTTTTATGCCGAAGGGCAGCTGTTTTATTATTACAAGCGTAAGCTGTTTAACAGGATGCAGTTTTCGACAAGGAATTTAACCGAAGCCAGCTACATTGTTCCGGTACCCGATAATGAGCTCGAATTCAATCCAAACTATAACTAA
- a CDS encoding DUF4843 domain-containing protein: protein MNKILTLCVLLMVLASCKKDPQSVFSGKDGITFYYKSGLEQDSVSYSFKLNQVPKTRDTVWVKMRLVGKLSKQVRQIKIIAGPGTTATEGKHFILPDFSLPADSFQVKYPLVLLSTSDLDSKAVRLVMQIAESADLIVGTRGQADVSTANTVQFKVNFSNRLIKPDYWNYIAYYIGEYSAVRYQFMIDTFGMSDFRPDTKGGIIGYAQWVNIKGKLRNALDAYVSKNGPLIDENGGKVEFPL, encoded by the coding sequence ATGAATAAGATATTAACTCTATGCGTGCTGCTGATGGTATTGGCATCATGTAAAAAAGACCCGCAGTCTGTATTTTCCGGAAAAGATGGCATCACTTTTTATTACAAATCTGGCCTGGAGCAGGATAGTGTCAGCTATTCCTTTAAGCTAAACCAGGTGCCCAAGACAAGGGATACCGTGTGGGTCAAAATGCGCCTGGTGGGTAAATTGTCCAAACAGGTAAGGCAAATCAAGATTATTGCCGGCCCGGGTACCACAGCCACAGAAGGAAAGCACTTTATACTGCCCGATTTTTCTCTTCCTGCCGATTCTTTCCAGGTAAAATACCCGCTGGTATTGCTCAGTACATCCGATCTGGACAGTAAAGCAGTAAGACTGGTGATGCAGATCGCCGAAAGTGCGGACCTGATTGTGGGCACAAGAGGGCAGGCCGATGTGTCAACTGCCAATACCGTCCAGTTTAAAGTCAACTTCAGCAACCGGCTGATAAAGCCCGATTACTGGAACTATATCGCTTATTACATAGGCGAATACAGTGCCGTAAGGTATCAGTTTATGATCGACACATTTGGGATGTCCGATTTCAGGCCAGATACCAAAGGCGGGATCATTGGTTATGCCCAATGGGTAAACATCAAAGGAAAGCTGAGAAATGCCCTTGATGCATATGTGAGCAAGAATGGGCCATTGATAGATGAAAACGGGGGAAAAGTAGAGTTTCCATTGTAA
- a CDS encoding PKD-like family lipoprotein, which translates to MRIKEIISGALIGCTLLFACKKDNNKYTYNEVNELTITGPQQEILVVQRDTIRINPVIAESVSGGGPYTYQWEVYRSKDLNSWEITPINPATTSTTLSTEKNLKVPALVAPGTYMLQYTVTDTKTNLRKSVRYPLTVNGKYYEGWLVTADISGKTMLSFVRQDDVVFNDVIGASNPSLVIAGKPLAAFSGIQAKLEDVNVFTDQGMYRFSANDFSFSGKSPDLFETAINPVSGPTYAVNSVNFDQYVVSNGNVYGTLAPNQGIAKYSERFNGPAGYSVFPYFMSGTQYWTLFYDNNGKRFLHATYTSRSFSTFPAAADASAVFNMSNVGKTLVGGDKGPNTEYYLVMKDATGYYLCSVLPNNKQAAGLMDKMDSAPEIDKASIFAASELNKQLYYAVANKIYLYDVLARTARLVYTFPANVQIKDLKMFKGLGWGKANTAYNTRLVAATYNGTEGALYYLDLLAIGDVANGTYSKKFGGFGNIVHINYRIPNL; encoded by the coding sequence ATGCGAATTAAAGAAATCATATCAGGGGCACTAATTGGCTGTACCCTGCTGTTTGCCTGTAAAAAGGACAACAATAAATATACCTACAATGAGGTCAACGAACTGACCATCACCGGGCCCCAGCAGGAAATCCTGGTTGTGCAGCGTGATACCATCCGCATCAATCCTGTCATTGCTGAATCGGTAAGTGGCGGCGGGCCATATACCTATCAATGGGAGGTTTACCGTTCCAAAGACCTGAACAGCTGGGAAATTACCCCTATTAACCCGGCTACCACCTCAACAACCCTCTCTACCGAAAAAAACCTGAAGGTTCCCGCCCTGGTTGCCCCCGGAACTTATATGCTGCAGTATACAGTAACCGATACCAAAACAAACCTGCGTAAGTCGGTCCGGTATCCGTTAACAGTGAATGGCAAATATTATGAGGGCTGGCTGGTAACGGCCGATATAAGTGGTAAAACCATGCTTTCCTTTGTACGGCAGGACGATGTAGTCTTCAACGATGTAATTGGCGCTTCCAATCCTTCGCTGGTCATTGCCGGCAAGCCGCTGGCAGCGTTCTCAGGCATACAGGCCAAACTAGAGGATGTCAACGTGTTTACCGACCAGGGCATGTACCGCTTCAGCGCCAACGATTTTTCTTTCAGCGGTAAGTCGCCAGATCTTTTTGAAACGGCCATCAATCCGGTATCAGGTCCAACGTATGCCGTGAACAGTGTTAATTTCGACCAGTATGTAGTTAGCAATGGCAACGTATATGGTACGCTGGCACCAAACCAGGGCATCGCCAAATATTCGGAGCGCTTTAACGGCCCTGCGGGTTATTCGGTGTTTCCGTATTTTATGAGCGGAACCCAGTATTGGACCCTGTTTTATGATAACAATGGCAAGCGGTTCCTGCACGCTACTTATACCAGCCGCTCGTTCAGCACTTTTCCTGCTGCGGCTGATGCAAGCGCTGTCTTTAACATGAGCAACGTAGGCAAAACATTGGTAGGGGGTGATAAAGGGCCAAATACAGAGTATTACCTGGTGATGAAAGATGCAACCGGTTATTACCTCTGCTCGGTATTGCCCAACAACAAACAGGCGGCGGGGCTGATGGACAAAATGGACAGCGCACCTGAGATTGACAAGGCCTCTATTTTTGCGGCTTCGGAACTGAATAAACAGCTGTATTATGCTGTGGCCAACAAAATTTACCTGTACGATGTGCTGGCCAGAACTGCACGGTTGGTCTATACTTTTCCTGCAAATGTCCAGATCAAAGACCTGAAGATGTTTAAAGGGCTGGGCTGGGGCAAAGCCAATACCGCCTACAATACCCGCCTTGTGGCGGCAACCTATAATGGAACAGAAGGAGCGCTTTACTACCTCGATTTGCTGGCCATAGGTGATGTAGCCAACGGCACCTACAGCAAAAAATTCGGTGGCTTTGGCAATATTGTCCATATCAATTACCGTATCCCTAACCTGTAA
- a CDS encoding TlpA disulfide reductase family protein — protein sequence MKKNITTALAMLPLLAMAQTNTYTLQGKFKSASVAGKVYMQYYKGGITKRDSATVSKGAFELKGPLDGPQQVYLTFFSKDAPADKRMRNQDARSMYLDRGLIRMDISDSIKTASLSGTINADHKKYEQVLKTKEGQEARLTAFVKQNPDSYFSLQALLKLAGAYFDAAKVEPLFKGLSAGNRNSKEGQAFAATIAASKATVAGNMAPDFTHNDTNGKPVKLSDFKGKYVLLDFWASWCGPCRAENPKVLKAYNAFKDKNFTVLGVSVDRAEDRDKWLKAIKDDGMPWTQLNDADHTDLKGAGNLYAIKAIPSNFLIDPSGKIIAKNLRGDALEKKLEEMIK from the coding sequence ATGAAAAAAAATATCACAACAGCTTTGGCCATGCTTCCGTTACTGGCCATGGCACAAACCAATACTTATACTTTACAAGGCAAATTTAAATCTGCATCCGTTGCGGGTAAGGTCTATATGCAATATTACAAAGGCGGAATTACCAAAAGAGACAGTGCAACTGTCAGCAAAGGTGCTTTTGAATTAAAAGGGCCTTTAGACGGGCCACAACAGGTATACCTTACTTTCTTCAGCAAAGATGCGCCAGCAGATAAGCGAATGCGAAACCAGGATGCCCGTTCTATGTACCTCGATCGGGGCCTCATCCGTATGGATATTTCCGATTCCATCAAAACTGCCAGCCTTAGCGGGACCATCAATGCCGATCACAAAAAATACGAACAGGTCTTGAAAACAAAAGAAGGACAGGAGGCCCGGCTTACCGCTTTCGTAAAACAAAACCCTGATTCCTATTTCAGTCTGCAGGCACTCCTTAAACTGGCGGGGGCTTATTTTGATGCTGCTAAGGTAGAGCCCTTATTTAAGGGGCTTTCTGCTGGAAATCGCAATTCCAAAGAAGGACAGGCATTTGCAGCTACTATTGCCGCTTCCAAAGCTACTGTTGCAGGCAATATGGCACCTGATTTTACACATAATGACACCAATGGCAAGCCGGTAAAATTGTCTGACTTTAAAGGAAAGTATGTATTGCTCGATTTCTGGGCATCCTGGTGTGGCCCTTGCCGAGCTGAAAACCCTAAAGTATTAAAGGCCTATAATGCCTTTAAAGACAAGAACTTTACCGTTTTGGGGGTATCGGTTGACAGGGCCGAAGACCGTGATAAATGGCTGAAAGCAATCAAAGATGATGGAATGCCATGGACACAGCTCAATGACGCCGATCATACCGATCTCAAGGGGGCGGGTAACCTGTACGCTATTAAAGCCATCCCATCCAATTTTCTGATTGATCCCAGCGGAAAGATCATCGCTAAAAACCTGAGGGGCGATGCCCTGGAAAAGAAACTGGAAGAAATGATAAAGTAA
- a CDS encoding SRPBCC family protein: protein MKILKKILFVILGIIVLALVVALFTKKDYAVEREVTISKPKQEVFDFIKFVKNQDQYSVWNNIDPAMKKSYTGTDGTVGFIYAWDSTNKNAGKGEQEITKITDGERIEMKLRFKEPFEAEDNAYMTTEPIGADKTKVKWGFTGKMPWPMNLMLLCMNMEEMIGKDLQGGLDKLKTIVEK, encoded by the coding sequence ATGAAAATTTTGAAAAAAATTCTGTTTGTCATTCTGGGGATCATTGTATTGGCCCTGGTTGTGGCACTCTTTACCAAAAAAGATTATGCGGTTGAAAGAGAAGTCACCATCAGCAAACCTAAACAGGAAGTGTTTGATTTTATCAAATTTGTGAAGAACCAGGACCAGTACAGTGTATGGAACAATATAGATCCGGCTATGAAAAAGAGTTATACCGGAACAGATGGTACGGTTGGCTTTATTTATGCCTGGGACAGCACCAACAAAAATGCGGGTAAGGGTGAGCAGGAGATCACTAAAATTACCGACGGCGAGCGTATTGAAATGAAGCTGCGTTTTAAAGAACCGTTTGAGGCCGAAGACAATGCCTATATGACTACAGAGCCCATTGGTGCAGATAAAACCAAAGTTAAATGGGGTTTTACAGGAAAAATGCCCTGGCCAATGAACCTCATGCTGCTTTGTATGAATATGGAAGAGATGATCGGAAAGGATTTACAGGGTGGTCTGGATAAATTGAAAACCATCGTTGAAAAGTAA